The Epinephelus lanceolatus isolate andai-2023 chromosome 10, ASM4190304v1, whole genome shotgun sequence genomic sequence TCCAAACTGGTAGAAAAAGATTTCCGCACACTTACATCTATGCAGTGTTTGCGGTCTATCTAACCTTTATCAGCACATACATCTACACTACAACCACATCTTAACCTTTAAAATGCAGACACTGTATCTGATTATACTGTTGATCAGGAACTAGAAGAGGAACCAGTGACAGTGACTATTTGCAGCACTGAAGAGTCCatacattacaattttaatagATCTTTTTCTTGAACCTTGGGTCTTACGTTTCTACTGCAGAATTTATTTtaactgatgtttttgtttttatgatccTTGTaaccaggggtgtaaatatagacagtgcaggcagtgtgattgcactggggcccctaAGGTGGAGGGGCCTGTAGAGAGAAAGCGGGCCCTTGCAGATGACTTAGATTACCACCTTggaaatatacctgtgttcaaagatatATGATAAAAAGAATATTATTAACTTAAAGACTGTGCCATTTGTTATTGATACAggtgggtttgcctttttgaggatCTGTGtcataatttactttttttttttttttttttgaatagtCAGTAGctatcaaaaacaaaatgatatgcttTTTCTATATAGGCTTTGAAATATTCAATTCAATGATtaatttcttactttctttgatatttttgtcacagATGCCATggtgattgctgggtaatatttatgttgatgttgttgacAATACATGCATGACACCATGCAGTAGGGCCTGCCATAACAGTGTGCACTGGTTGTAACTTTCTTGCGCTACTGCTTGTAACTATTCTAGTTTATGTCGTTGTTAAGTGTGCTGTGCTGctcctgtgttgttgttgtcttaCTAATTATGTTCTTGTGAACGTTTCTTGTTCTCAGGACTCTcttaaaaagaaatattaatCTCAATAAGGCTGCCtgattaaaaaagaaaggacACTAATTAAAGGAACAGGGTTTTGCTCTGGACAAGAAAACTAGCCCCTCACATTTGTTAAAGGGGGCTGGTTTGCTGTTGTTAGACAGACTGCAGGTCAGAACCATTGacatgaagctcagcgtaagttcaattaAGAAGGCTCCCTTCACgattctctccctccctctgcttcctctaatcagctgactatgggtgttcactcttctagttatccaaCCAAACTTTGCTACGATCTCTATTTGCCAATTAGGATGCTACCGCAAAATTTAAAAGGCTCATTTCTCTTCTCATCCAGAAAATTACATGTGGTGTTTTATGCTTTGTCAGAACTTTTTGTACAGATGTCTTTATTATAGCAtaccagaaaacaaaacatcagatAACATACAACAAGTCAAAAACCAAAATCTGAGATAAAATAATATTCAAAGCCTTTCATGTCACAAAATTAGGAATGTTAAAAACTCTTTGAACAGTCTCAGTCACAATCAGAAAATCTAAGTCATCATGTCAGTGCACCTGAGCTgacacattcacattttcacacacagtGGTACCGCAGGCTTCCTCTTACTGGCGTCCGAGGAGAGAAAAAGTGGtttataaatgtttatattACGCAATAGTTATGTCACACTGCCAAATCTCTTCACAGAAATCCCCTGCCCTCTGCGCAGGTTAAGTGAGATAATCCTTAACTAATCTGGCTATCACTGCCTTTAATCTCTTAATCCGTTTTTGCTAAACTACAGATTAGATCAAGTTTGCTGACAGGTGTGGAGGTacctttttgtggttttaaaagCACTATGGGAAAGTAGACATCACCATATAGCTCCATGAAAGCAGGCTGTATTGTGCGGCCTATTTAACAGGTTAAACACTGGCTACCATACTGATCACTTGTCACACTGTCAGCTGCATCTAAAGCTTGGAAAGAGCTCCAGAGGCAGATTTGTATCATACACCCACCTCATCTCCAAGGAATAAATAAGTTTTTTTCAATTAGTGTAACTCTCTTTTAGTACAAGCAATTTTAGAAGTCCCCTTTGTGAAGTAAACTCATTTTATTCTGTGATATTTTTTCATACTATGATCTCTTCTTGCTCTTGAAAATTCAATACAAAACAATATTTCAAGATTATTTGTGTTCTGGGGTTATGTGGGCCTTAAATAAGGTTATGGTTAAAATAACCTAATTTATTGTAACATTTTTGCTGCTTGTTAAAAGACATGTATAAGAGACGATGCATGAGTTGAGTATTTCAGATAAAAGGGGACTTCTACAATAGCTGTACAGTTTGGTTTCAGGACATCCTGTGTGAAATATAGCCTCCTCCTTACACTTCCTCCACACTCCTACATCTAACCCCCCGTCATCGTCATATTCTTTATATTCTCCACACTCCTTCATCCTGAGCAGCTAGTTGCTCTTGGCCTTCAGCTCTGCCAGCTTGCTGGTGACAAAGTTCCACTTAAAGGATGCGTCCTCGCTCCCTCCTCCCAGTGAGACGTATTTGGAGAAGCTGTTGTTGCcgctccttcctcctcctcctcctcttccgcCTCCTTCACTCTCCTCTCCCTGAGGGATCTGCCCATCCTGGCTCTCCTCCCCTACAGCCTCTGTCACCCCCTCTTCACcctgacctgctgctgctgcctcgttcgctgcagcagcagcggctgcAGCTTCCGCCTGCTTCTTGGCGGCCCAGTTGGCTGCAAAGCTATCCCAGAATGCTGTGCGCTTAGGGGGTCGAGGAGGAGGCTCCTCCGGCTTTACTGCAAGTGGACTGAGGAGTCAGAGAAAATAGTGGGGTTAATTTTAGGAGTCAGTCAAATATAGGTGGGTGCTTTGGCATTGTCACCAGAAGACCAATACTGCTGTCACATAATtcactaaatatgaagctacccCTCATGCGTAAGTTTTGGACGCACAGAGGTGGCATGTCGAGTTTCTGCACATTAaatggaatttcaaaataaacgttaagcattttaggtttacttccttcagtttaggcaacacaagtaggtggttaggtttagaaaaaaaaaagatcattgaTTGGCTTAAACTAAGTAGATTTGTCACTAATGTAATATGTGATGTGACATATGCACTAGCATAGTATGCTATATGTACAAGCACACTACGCTGTTATTAAATAACTCGATTGAcgtgagtttgtttgacccatccacctctaCTCTCACTCACCCAATACAGACTTTCCCGCTCTTTATACGACAATAGTTGCCCGGAGTGTCAAAAGTCAACGTGGACTCATTACGAAATTGTCAAATggcagtgcttgggcagtgacttccacgtcagacactgacaaaaaaagtcatcctttcacatcggcatgatatgcagctgggCGGCGTCAATGTATAACAGTGCCTGACAGCATCTGGTGGAAACATGGGTAGACAACAACGTAAGCTAAGGTGGCAAAAAATGTCCAAGTTGGGTCCAGTAACcattgactttcacctgggataCTGGTGTTCGCTTCCCGTATGAGTGTATAGTATATTTCTCCTAAccccatgcttttgttgcccaaacctaaccacgtgcatgTGCTGGCTAAAGGTAACTACATGTGTTTGGAAATAAAGTCAATTTGAGGTGTTGCACCAAAgtagtatgtttattttgaaagagactgtacacaaactgtacatttcatgtgaaaattgaagtgtactttgaaaagacacaatgcatgtaacaggctgaagttgacacagtgtcccagaacaaaacacaacagacgCACCCAGactaccttgcacgtcatatgtcgaTGTAGAAAGTCCGTGACCAAgaacaaggtcggagtgagaatgtgttgaaaaagTGCAACCACCCAGTGCGTCTCATGCCACTGCTAAACGGGGCCACTGTGccttggtgtctgacgccaaggGCCACAGCCCAAGTATTGCTAAATAATGAGTTAgcagtgagaccaggttggcaGTTGACTagattagcttagcataaaggctggaaacagggggaaacagcgaCACTGCGACGATAACAAAATACCATCACCTCTAAACCATTATGAGTCATTTTGTTCATTTAGATTTTTGTACAGATAAACCAGATATGACGTATTGATTAGTGATAAGTGGTAGTTGGATTTTGTAACCTTTGGAAAGGGCTAGGCTAGCTGGTTCCCACTGTTAGCAGTTTTTATGCTAAGataggctaactggctgctggtggttgcttcatatttagcagACAGGTAAAGTAGAATGGTATCAATCTTCCAAACTGCTTTAAATAttgtcatttacagtaaatgCTATCAAAGCAAAAGTCATGTCTAACCTAGCCTTATTAAACTTTTACCTTTTAAGCAAATCTAGGCCAGA encodes the following:
- the LOC117265716 gene encoding uncharacterized protein LOC117265716, coding for MNPMWKLYKSKVMKTLNPEYEEDTAEEVTEVENDMSPVQEEEGPNAVSQLAKKMQGAGTKSWNRLSSLFNKDDEHQLLEETESPPVADHPLAVKPEEPPPRPPKRTAFWDSFAANWAAKKQAEAAAAAAAANEAAAAGQGEEGVTEAVGEESQDGQIPQGEESEGGGRGGGGGRSGNNSFSKYVSLGGGSEDASFKWNFVTSKLAELKAKSN